From the genome of Synechococcales cyanobacterium T60_A2020_003:
GCATCGCAGGCTCATTAAAGGCCATTTTCTTGATGTTGATGTAGTCCTTGGAACTCTTGCCCTCAATGGCGTAGGCCGCTAACGTCCAGGGGGCACCGACGAAACCCAGAACCGCTGCCTCGTTGCCGACTTCCTGCCGCAGGGTTTGCAGAATCGTGCGGATAAAGGGCAAGGACTCATGGGGATCGAAGGGGTGCAGCGCATCGATTTGTTCCTGAGACCGGATGGGTGGATCGATGATCGGCCCTCTGCTCTCGATGATGTCAAACGGAATGCCAATACCGGGCAGCGGCGTCAAAATGTCGGAGAACATGATCACACCATCGGGACGGAACGCCCGCCACGGCTGAAGCGAAATCTCAATGGCGATGTCTGGATTTTCAGACCGCTCCCGAAATGACGGATACTTCTCCCGTAAATCTCGGTAGACCTTCATGTAACGTCCAGCCTGACGCATCATCCATACCGGAGGACGATCAAGCACTTCACCCCGAGTAGCCCGCAACAAGTAGGGAATTTGTGATCCGGTCATTTCGACTCCGTTTTCTGAAAACCTAAATAAACCTATATTTCAAGCGCATTTGCTAGCTTATCACTCTGCGATCGCCCTTAAGAGTACCTACCCCCTCACCTTTTCACAAAACTTCAAACTCCCAGCCTTCGGCGGATCCCCACGGAAGGATTCAGCGCTCCTGGTCTATCCCGAATGGGTACAATCCGGTGTGCAGAGGCGCAACGAATCGTTTACAATCCCTCCATCTCTGTTTGCGACCCTCGCGATTCGGCAACTTAGCGGTGTATGACCAAGCTGATTATCCAGATCCCCTGCTACAACGAGGAAGAAACCCTAGGCACAACCCTCGACGCACTGCCGCGCCACATTCCGGGAGTTGATCATGTCGAGTGGCTGATTATCAATGATGGCAGTCGCGATCGCACCGTTGAGGTTGCAAAGGCGCACGGGGTCGATCACGTCGTCAACTTTGCCCAAAACCAGGGCTTAGCCAAGGCATTCATGGCCGGACTGGAAGCCTCCCTGCGGGCGGGAGCCGATATTATCGTGAACACGGATGCCGATAATCAGTACTGCGCCGATGACATTCCGC
Proteins encoded in this window:
- a CDS encoding uroporphyrinogen decarboxylase, whose protein sequence is MTGSQIPYLLRATRGEVLDRPPVWMMRQAGRYMKVYRDLREKYPSFRERSENPDIAIEISLQPWRAFRPDGVIMFSDILTPLPGIGIPFDIIESRGPIIDPPIRSQEQIDALHPFDPHESLPFIRTILQTLRQEVGNEAAVLGFVGAPWTLAAYAIEGKSSKDYINIKKMAFNEPAMLHQFLSKIADAIASYVCYQIESGAQVVQMFDSWAGQLSPQDYRMYALPYQQQVVRQVKAVYPDTPMILYISGSAGVLELMGESGVDIVSVDWTVDMADARRRLGPNVGVQGNIDPCALFASKDFIRDRVIDTIRKAGNKGHILNLGHGVLQHTPEENVGFFFETAKNADQLLAVHS